In one Drosophila pseudoobscura strain MV-25-SWS-2005 chromosome X, UCI_Dpse_MV25, whole genome shotgun sequence genomic region, the following are encoded:
- the LOC4814371 gene encoding uncharacterized protein isoform X1 yields MANKWNKKKELLLRLLLVAFATLTLLLDASQSLECYTCDSAEDSECATRPGQQLEVEECAAAGDECVTSITAGLTRRGCLARLHPNGYCAEPCERCNTSLCNRHVYPTDRLRCYQCTGSDCIDVSAKPHLLLPCPVYWEGDRCYTNVVHLSNTQRGCEHTNLPDTCPHVCLKCNYNGCNAERTVTESRCLQCTHQRLSPNPDCLRKQEAPTEGQQPQQCSVSNDTVAQCTNKVMYGHREGCYTHLNTQTEVLQRGCSTTMGFFPTGELSQCSGDFCNGQCQDIVCAVCNSTSNPGCRSGRNLPTEKCANGTVACYSCEQDTVLRRGCADADFSPSDNGGERCQFCRNSDGCNRWSVRSCYRCNSQEQDDDCAAMTNPEAMNVSNCTNPVELCVSTVISRLDLVYTVRGCAGEVPECSANDPYCARCNGSLCNAAPTLWTAERTALIEDHWNWRSLVKYLWSRKL; encoded by the exons ATGGCGAACAAGTGGAATAAGAAGAAGGAGCTACtcctccggctgctgctggtcgctTTTGCTACGCTGACCCTGCTGCTGGACGCTTCCCAGTCTCTGGAGTGCTATACCTGCGACTCGGCCGAGGACTCGGAGTGCGCCACACGGCCaggccagcagctggaggtGGAAGAGTGCGCGGCGGCCGGCGACGAGTGCGTCACTTCGATCACGGCGGGTCTGACGCGTCGCGGCTGCCTGGCCCGGCTCCATCCGAACGGCTATTGCGCGGAGCCCTGCGAACGATGCAACACGAGCCTCTGCAACCGACATGTGTATCCCACGGACCGTCTGCGCTGCTACCAGTGCACCGGATCGGACTGCATCGACGTGTCGGCCAAACCGCATCTGCTGTTGCCCTGCCCCGTCTACTGGGAGGGAGATCGCTGCTACACCAACGTTGTCCACCTGTCCAACACGCAACGCGGCTGTGAGCACACCAACCTGCCCGACACCTGTCCGCACGTCTGCCTCAAGTGCAACTACAACGGCTGTAACGCGGAGCGCACCGTCACCGAGAGTCGCTGCCTCCAATGCACCCACCAACGCCTGTCCCCCAATCCTGACTGCCTGCGCAAGCAGGAGGCGCCAACGGAGGgccagcagccgcaacagTGCTCCGTCAGCAACGATACGGTTGCACAGTGCACCAACAAAGTGATGTACGGCCACCGCGAGGGCTGCTACACGCACCTCAACACCCAGACGGAGGTGCTGCAGCGCGGCTGCTCCACCACCATGGGCTTCTTCCCCACCGGAGAGCTGAGCCAGTGCTCCGGCGACTTCTGCAACGGCCAGTGCCAGGACATTGTCTGCGCCGTGTGTAATTCGACCAGCAATCCGGGCTGCCGCTCCGGCCGTAACCTCCCCACGGAGAAGTGCGCCAATGGTACCGTGGCCTGCTATTCTTGCGAGCAAG ATACTGTCCTGCGACGTGGATGCGCCGATGCCGACTTCTCACCCTCCGACAACGGCGGCGAGAGGTGCCAGTTTTGCCGAAACAGCGATGGGTGCAACAGGTGGTCCGTCCGCAGCTGCTACCGCTGCAACTCGCAGGAGCAGGACGATGATTGCGCGGCCATGACCAACCCGGAGGCGATGAACGTCAGCAATTGCACGAATCCGGTGGAGCTGTGCGTGAGCACAGTCATCAGTCGCCTGGATCTAGTATACACGGTGCGAGGATGTGCGGGCGAGGTTCCCGAGTGCAGTGCCAACGACCCGTACTGTGCCCGCTGCAACGGTAGCCTATGCAACGCCGCTCCTACCCTATGGACCGCAGAGCGGACGGCCCTGATAGAGGATCATTGGAATTGGCGGTCTTTGGTCAAGTATTTGTGGTCCAGGAAGCTCTGA
- the LOC4814371 gene encoding uncharacterized protein isoform X2, whose protein sequence is MANKWNKKKELLLRLLLVAFATLTLLLDASQSLECYTCDSAEDSECATRPGQQLEVEECAAAGDECVTSITAGLTRRGCLARLHPNGYCAEPCERCNTSLCNRHVYPTDRLRCYQCTGSDCIDVSAKPHLLLPCPVYWEGDRCYTNVVHLSNTQRGCEHTNLPDTCPHVCLKCNYNGCNAERTVTESRCLQCTHQRLSPNPDCLRKQEAPTEGQQPQQCSVSNDTVAQCTNKVMYGHREGCYTHLNTQTEVLQRGCSTTMGFFPTGELSQCSGDFCNGQCQDIVCAVCNSTSNPGCRSGRNLPTEKCANGTVACYSCEQG, encoded by the coding sequence ATGGCGAACAAGTGGAATAAGAAGAAGGAGCTACtcctccggctgctgctggtcgctTTTGCTACGCTGACCCTGCTGCTGGACGCTTCCCAGTCTCTGGAGTGCTATACCTGCGACTCGGCCGAGGACTCGGAGTGCGCCACACGGCCaggccagcagctggaggtGGAAGAGTGCGCGGCGGCCGGCGACGAGTGCGTCACTTCGATCACGGCGGGTCTGACGCGTCGCGGCTGCCTGGCCCGGCTCCATCCGAACGGCTATTGCGCGGAGCCCTGCGAACGATGCAACACGAGCCTCTGCAACCGACATGTGTATCCCACGGACCGTCTGCGCTGCTACCAGTGCACCGGATCGGACTGCATCGACGTGTCGGCCAAACCGCATCTGCTGTTGCCCTGCCCCGTCTACTGGGAGGGAGATCGCTGCTACACCAACGTTGTCCACCTGTCCAACACGCAACGCGGCTGTGAGCACACCAACCTGCCCGACACCTGTCCGCACGTCTGCCTCAAGTGCAACTACAACGGCTGTAACGCGGAGCGCACCGTCACCGAGAGTCGCTGCCTCCAATGCACCCACCAACGCCTGTCCCCCAATCCTGACTGCCTGCGCAAGCAGGAGGCGCCAACGGAGGgccagcagccgcaacagTGCTCCGTCAGCAACGATACGGTTGCACAGTGCACCAACAAAGTGATGTACGGCCACCGCGAGGGCTGCTACACGCACCTCAACACCCAGACGGAGGTGCTGCAGCGCGGCTGCTCCACCACCATGGGCTTCTTCCCCACCGGAGAGCTGAGCCAGTGCTCCGGCGACTTCTGCAACGGCCAGTGCCAGGACATTGTCTGCGCCGTGTGTAATTCGACCAGCAATCCGGGCTGCCGCTCCGGCCGTAACCTCCCCACGGAGAAGTGCGCCAATGGTACCGTGGCCTGCTATTCTTGCGAGCAAGGTTAG